A section of the Kribbella sp. HUAS MG21 genome encodes:
- a CDS encoding SLC13 family permease, with protein sequence MVERIAPVLVFLIAVTVIAELADRAKVFDVAAREAAHLARGRVWRLWLLVVALATGLTIVLSLDTCAVLLTPVVLSMARQLDIPPKLFAFTTVWLAGTASLLLPVSNLTNLLALHPFRQLDVSYLSVSWRPALAAIVITVAVLAALFHRDLPRRYIVPPTPAVDDKVLFWGSAAVCLLLGPAFVSGVEVAWPASIGALSLVVLFAVRRREVLKWSLIPVKLVATVVVLFTVVGFLSSHGLEDLLRWVAGTTSELRLSATAALGANLFDNLPAYLAMEPVASDSPHRMLALLIGVNCGCLLTLWGSLATLLWRARCDAARVDISWWSFLWRGLILTPLVVTGAVLALNG encoded by the coding sequence TTGGTCGAGCGGATCGCGCCGGTCCTGGTGTTCCTGATCGCGGTGACGGTGATCGCCGAGCTCGCCGACCGGGCCAAGGTGTTCGACGTCGCGGCCCGCGAGGCGGCGCACCTCGCACGCGGGCGGGTGTGGCGGTTGTGGCTGCTCGTGGTCGCACTCGCCACCGGGCTCACGATCGTGCTGTCGCTGGACACCTGCGCCGTGCTCCTGACGCCGGTGGTCCTCTCGATGGCCCGCCAGCTGGACATCCCGCCGAAGCTGTTCGCCTTCACCACCGTCTGGCTGGCCGGTACGGCGTCCCTGCTGCTGCCCGTGTCCAACCTCACGAACCTGCTGGCGCTGCACCCGTTCCGCCAGTTGGACGTCAGCTATCTGTCCGTCAGTTGGCGGCCGGCGCTCGCCGCGATCGTCATCACCGTCGCCGTGCTGGCCGCGCTGTTCCACCGCGACCTGCCACGGCGCTACATCGTGCCGCCGACACCGGCGGTCGACGACAAGGTGTTGTTCTGGGGTTCGGCGGCCGTTTGCCTGCTGCTCGGACCGGCGTTCGTGTCCGGCGTCGAGGTGGCGTGGCCGGCGAGCATCGGGGCTCTCTCGCTGGTCGTGCTGTTCGCGGTCCGGCGCCGCGAGGTGCTCAAGTGGTCGCTGATCCCGGTCAAGCTGGTCGCGACCGTCGTGGTCCTGTTCACGGTGGTCGGGTTCCTGAGCTCGCACGGGCTCGAGGACCTGCTGCGATGGGTGGCCGGCACAACCTCCGAGCTGCGGTTGAGCGCGACCGCCGCGCTGGGTGCCAACCTCTTCGACAACCTTCCGGCGTACCTCGCGATGGAACCCGTTGCCTCCGACAGCCCGCACCGGATGCTCGCGCTGCTCATCGGCGTCAACTGCGGCTGTCTGCTCACCCTGTGGGGCTCACTGGCGACGCTGCTCTGGAGAGCGCGCTGCGACGCCGCCCGGGTGGACATCTCCTGGTGGTCGTTCCTGTGGCGCGGCCTGATCCTGACGCCACTCGTGGTGACCGGCGCTGTTCTCGCGCTGAATGGGTAA
- a CDS encoding AMP-binding protein — translation MAEQSTAEVTREFRAARDFLVAHRDDYETAYRDFSWPQFERFNWARDWFDALAVEQPEVAALTIVEQDGKVTTRTYAEMAERSRKVAGWLTEAGLKPGDRVLIVLGNQVELWETMLGCIRAGAVMIPATTLLTDADLADRISRGNVRAVVTSGTDAGRYAGIADHCLRVAVGSSAEGWLHYPDSETYDGPVPDVDTAADDSLLLYFTSGTTSQPKLVEHTQVSYPLGHLSTMYWIGLQPGDVHLNVSSPGWAKHSWSNVFAPWNAGATVFLYNYKRFDAAKMLDVLQTYGVTTFCAPPTVWRMLIQADLSAVEVRIRECISAGEPLNPEVIEQVRNAWGITIRDGYGQTETTAQIGNPPGQPVKPGSMGRPLPGYTIALIDPSTDEIGDDGEICIELAPAPVPLMRGYRDAQELTDEVMRNGYYHTGDVASRDEDGYITYVGRSDDVFKASDYRISPFELESVLIEHPAVAEAAVVPSPDPVRLAVPKAYVVLAAGHEPSRELAGEILAFCREHLAPYKRIRRIEFAELPKTISGKIRRVELRADEAAKVESGTSGQTYDEADFK, via the coding sequence ATGGCGGAGCAGAGCACTGCGGAGGTCACCCGGGAGTTCCGGGCGGCGCGGGACTTTCTGGTGGCGCACCGGGACGACTACGAGACGGCGTACCGGGACTTCAGCTGGCCGCAGTTCGAGCGGTTCAACTGGGCACGGGACTGGTTCGACGCGCTGGCGGTCGAGCAGCCGGAGGTGGCCGCGCTGACCATCGTCGAGCAGGACGGTAAGGTCACGACGCGGACGTACGCCGAGATGGCCGAGCGGTCCCGCAAGGTGGCCGGCTGGCTGACCGAGGCCGGGCTGAAGCCGGGCGACCGGGTGCTGATCGTGCTCGGCAACCAGGTCGAGCTGTGGGAGACGATGCTCGGTTGCATCCGGGCCGGTGCGGTGATGATCCCCGCCACCACGCTGCTCACCGACGCCGATCTCGCGGACCGGATCTCCCGCGGCAACGTCCGCGCCGTCGTCACCAGCGGCACCGACGCCGGACGGTACGCCGGCATCGCGGACCACTGCCTCCGCGTCGCGGTCGGCTCGTCCGCCGAGGGGTGGCTGCACTATCCCGACTCCGAGACGTACGACGGCCCGGTGCCCGACGTCGACACCGCCGCCGACGACTCGCTGCTGCTGTACTTCACCTCCGGTACGACGAGCCAGCCGAAGCTCGTCGAGCACACCCAGGTCAGCTACCCGCTCGGGCACCTGTCGACGATGTACTGGATCGGCCTGCAGCCCGGCGACGTGCACCTGAACGTCTCCTCCCCCGGCTGGGCGAAGCACTCCTGGAGCAACGTGTTCGCCCCGTGGAACGCGGGCGCTACCGTGTTCCTCTACAACTACAAACGCTTCGACGCCGCGAAGATGCTCGATGTACTGCAGACGTACGGCGTGACGACGTTCTGCGCGCCGCCGACCGTGTGGCGGATGCTGATCCAGGCCGACCTGTCCGCGGTCGAGGTCCGGATCCGCGAGTGCATCTCGGCCGGCGAACCGCTCAACCCCGAGGTCATCGAGCAGGTCCGCAACGCCTGGGGCATCACGATCCGGGACGGGTACGGCCAGACCGAGACCACCGCGCAGATCGGCAACCCGCCGGGTCAGCCGGTGAAGCCGGGCTCGATGGGCCGCCCGCTGCCCGGGTACACGATCGCGCTGATCGACCCGTCGACCGACGAGATCGGCGACGACGGCGAGATCTGCATCGAGCTCGCGCCCGCGCCGGTCCCGCTGATGCGTGGGTACCGGGACGCGCAGGAGCTCACCGACGAGGTGATGCGCAACGGGTACTACCACACCGGCGATGTCGCCAGCCGCGACGAGGACGGCTACATCACCTACGTCGGGCGCTCGGACGACGTGTTCAAGGCCAGCGACTACCGGATCTCGCCGTTCGAGCTGGAGTCGGTGCTGATCGAGCACCCGGCCGTCGCTGAGGCGGCCGTCGTACCGTCGCCGGACCCGGTACGGCTCGCCGTACCCAAGGCGTACGTCGTACTCGCGGCCGGGCACGAGCCGTCGCGGGAGCTGGCCGGCGAGATCCTGGCGTTCTGCCGCGAGCACCTGGCGCCGTACAAGCGGATCCGGCGGATCGAGTTCGCCGAGCTGCCGAAGACGATCTCCGGCAAGATCCGCCGCGTCGAGCTGCGCGCGGACGAGGCGGCGAAGGTCGAGAGCGGGACGAGCGGGCAGACGTACGACGAGGCCGACTTCAAGTAG
- a CDS encoding ABC transporter permease, translating into MSFDTGLGWAAVVVLPLLIAIGVAASRYAGLRHDKGIVTAALRAVVQLAAVGLVVGVALQHTLGALAFVLLMFVVATVTSTRRIRHTAEVPGQWAYCAAAIGSGAFVVLLLLLLPGVVPRNPASILPMGGIIVGGAMTATTLAGRRVLSEYGTRYGEFEAGLSIGLLQPDAFKLVVGPVAGDALLPALDQTRTVGLVTLPGAFVGMVLGGASPTAAAALQLVVLIGLVAAEAIAILVLTELLSRAQLPDGRTVAS; encoded by the coding sequence ATGTCCTTCGATACCGGCCTCGGCTGGGCAGCCGTCGTCGTCCTGCCACTGCTGATCGCGATCGGCGTCGCCGCGTCCCGGTACGCCGGCCTGCGGCACGACAAGGGCATCGTCACCGCGGCGCTGCGCGCGGTCGTGCAGCTCGCCGCGGTCGGTCTGGTGGTCGGCGTCGCGCTGCAGCACACGCTCGGCGCGCTCGCGTTCGTCCTGCTGATGTTCGTGGTCGCCACCGTCACCAGCACCCGGCGGATCCGGCACACGGCCGAGGTCCCCGGCCAGTGGGCCTATTGCGCCGCCGCGATCGGGTCGGGCGCGTTCGTCGTACTGCTGTTGCTGCTCCTGCCGGGCGTCGTACCGCGGAACCCGGCCAGCATCCTGCCGATGGGCGGGATCATCGTCGGCGGGGCGATGACCGCGACCACACTTGCCGGGCGGCGGGTGCTCAGCGAGTACGGCACGCGGTACGGCGAGTTTGAAGCGGGACTGTCGATCGGGCTGCTGCAGCCGGACGCGTTCAAGCTCGTCGTCGGACCGGTCGCGGGCGACGCGCTGCTGCCCGCACTGGACCAGACGCGCACGGTCGGGCTCGTCACGCTGCCTGGCGCCTTCGTCGGCATGGTCCTCGGCGGGGCCTCGCCGACCGCGGCTGCCGCGCTGCAACTCGTCGTCCTGATCGGGCTGGTGGCCGCCGAGGCGATCGCCATCCTCGTGCTCACCGAGTTGCTCTCCCGCGCGCAGCTTCCGGACGGGCGTACGGTTGCCTCATGA
- a CDS encoding DUF2630 family protein has protein sequence MSDDKSIFSRIDELVAEEHELRSKHAAGQVDNADEQARLRALEVELDQCWDLLRQRRAKREFGENPDDAQARSADTVEGYLN, from the coding sequence ATGAGCGATGACAAGAGCATCTTCAGCCGCATCGACGAACTGGTGGCCGAGGAGCACGAGCTGCGGTCCAAGCACGCGGCCGGCCAGGTCGACAACGCCGACGAGCAGGCCCGGCTCCGGGCGCTCGAGGTCGAGCTGGACCAGTGCTGGGACCTGCTCCGGCAGCGCCGCGCCAAGCGGGAGTTCGGCGAGAACCCCGACGACGCCCAGGCCCGCTCGGCCGACACCGTCGAGGGCTACCTCAACTAG
- a CDS encoding TIGR03667 family PPOX class F420-dependent oxidoreductase produces MFTIDTSTDFGKRIERQLGDERVVWLTTVGKSGTPAPNPVWFLWHDDEILISSQPDKAKLRNVSTHPQVAVNFNATHTGGDVGVISGTAVVDAAPISGAALAAYNTKYAEDIAGLGMTPDQFHADYSVLIRITPEKLRGF; encoded by the coding sequence ATGTTCACGATCGACACCTCCACCGATTTCGGCAAGCGGATCGAGCGGCAGCTCGGCGACGAACGCGTGGTCTGGCTGACCACCGTCGGGAAGTCCGGAACCCCCGCGCCGAACCCGGTGTGGTTCCTCTGGCACGACGACGAGATCCTGATCAGCAGCCAGCCGGACAAGGCCAAGCTGCGCAACGTCAGCACACACCCGCAGGTCGCGGTGAACTTCAACGCCACCCACACCGGCGGAGACGTCGGCGTGATCTCCGGTACGGCGGTCGTCGACGCCGCGCCGATCAGCGGCGCGGCGCTCGCGGCGTACAACACGAAGTACGCCGAGGACATCGCCGGCCTGGGGATGACCCCGGACCAGTTCCACGCCGACTACTCGGTCCTGATCCGGATCACCCCGGAGAAACTGCGCGGTTTCTAG
- a CDS encoding CoA-binding protein: protein MDEAIRKILAECETWAVVGLSNNTSRAAYGVARFLQGHGKRIVPVHPAAETVHGEQGYATLADIPFAVDCVDVFVRSELAGDIADQAVGIKAKAVWFQLDVVDQDAYARTTAAGLTMVMNRCPAIEWGRLGPTS from the coding sequence ATGGATGAGGCGATCCGGAAGATCCTCGCGGAGTGCGAGACGTGGGCCGTGGTGGGGTTGTCGAACAACACCAGCCGGGCGGCGTACGGCGTGGCGCGGTTCCTGCAGGGGCACGGCAAGCGGATCGTGCCGGTGCATCCGGCCGCGGAGACCGTGCACGGCGAGCAGGGGTACGCGACGCTGGCGGACATCCCGTTCGCGGTCGACTGCGTCGACGTGTTCGTGCGCTCGGAGCTGGCCGGCGACATCGCCGACCAGGCGGTGGGAATCAAGGCGAAGGCCGTGTGGTTCCAGCTGGACGTAGTTGATCAGGACGCCTACGCGCGGACGACCGCGGCGGGACTCACGATGGTGATGAACCGGTGCCCGGCGATCGAGTGGGGGCGTCTCGGACCGACCAGCTGA
- a CDS encoding response regulator transcription factor, whose product MPTRRLSIVLAEDSLLLREGLASILDRAGHDVRDSVGDADTLLAVVRKDPPDVVITDVRMPPGHSDEGLRAAAAIRAELPAIGILVLSQYVADAYLSTLLETTTGGIGYLLKDRVGHVAEFLESLDRVADGGTVVDPEVVRQLLARRRNDGPLSALTPRELEVLALMAEGRVNASIAEQLVVSEAAVRKHVGNIFAKLQLDDGLDRRVSAVLTYLRG is encoded by the coding sequence GTGCCGACTCGGCGACTGAGCATCGTGCTGGCCGAAGACTCACTGCTGCTGCGCGAGGGCCTGGCGAGCATTCTCGACCGCGCCGGGCACGACGTCCGGGACAGCGTGGGCGACGCCGACACGCTGCTCGCGGTCGTGCGCAAGGACCCGCCGGACGTCGTGATCACCGACGTACGAATGCCGCCCGGGCACAGCGACGAGGGGCTGCGCGCCGCGGCGGCGATCCGGGCCGAGCTGCCCGCGATCGGGATCCTTGTGTTGTCGCAGTACGTCGCCGACGCCTATCTGTCGACGTTGCTGGAGACAACGACCGGCGGCATCGGGTACCTGTTGAAGGACCGCGTTGGGCATGTGGCCGAGTTCCTCGAGTCGCTGGACCGGGTCGCGGACGGCGGGACGGTCGTCGACCCGGAGGTGGTGCGCCAACTGCTGGCGCGCCGGCGCAACGACGGGCCGCTGTCGGCACTCACCCCGCGCGAGCTCGAGGTGCTGGCATTGATGGCGGAGGGCCGGGTGAACGCCTCGATCGCCGAGCAGCTGGTCGTCAGCGAGGCGGCCGTCCGCAAGCACGTCGGCAACATCTTCGCGAAACTGCAGCTCGACGACGGCCTCGACCGCCGCGTGTCCGCCGTACTGACCTATCTGAGGGGCTAG